A genomic region of Candidatus Angelobacter sp. contains the following coding sequences:
- a CDS encoding isoprenylcysteine carboxylmethyltransferase family protein — MNSIPVILPVASIGAIYLARMAELGTKRDTIRGPVRERLTLRLFMLAGTLMVFGSLVEFFARHLKLNWWTFAAGWLCAVSSVAIRRRAIAALGKFWSLHVEIRENHQFVQSGPFRWVRHPTYFSMILELLGFGLIMNAAYTTALVAIIFVPTLIFRIRTEETALAAKLGDAYKNYQMNTPALFPYKLPQAK; from the coding sequence ATGAATTCAATCCCGGTGATTCTTCCGGTCGCGTCGATAGGCGCCATCTATCTGGCCCGCATGGCGGAGCTGGGCACGAAACGTGATACGATCCGAGGTCCGGTCCGTGAGCGGCTCACGTTGCGGTTGTTCATGCTTGCAGGTACGTTGATGGTGTTCGGGTCGTTGGTTGAGTTTTTCGCCCGTCATCTGAAGCTAAACTGGTGGACTTTTGCTGCTGGCTGGCTGTGCGCGGTGTCGTCTGTTGCGATTCGGCGGCGAGCCATCGCGGCGCTGGGCAAGTTCTGGAGTTTGCATGTTGAAATCCGTGAGAATCATCAATTCGTCCAAAGCGGTCCGTTCCGGTGGGTGCGGCACCCGACCTATTTTTCGATGATTCTGGAACTGCTCGGCTTTGGTCTGATCATGAACGCAGCGTACACGACTGCACTGGTGGCGATCATTTTCGTGCCGACTTTGATATTCCGGATCAGGACGGAGGAAACGGCGTTGGCGGCAAAACTCGGAGACGCGTACAAGAACTACCAGATGAACACGCCCGCGCTATTTCCTTACAAACTGCCCCAGGCAAAATGA